From Sander lucioperca isolate FBNREF2018 chromosome 14, SLUC_FBN_1.2, whole genome shotgun sequence, the proteins below share one genomic window:
- the LOC116062913 gene encoding GRAM domain-containing protein 2B-like, giving the protein MVLMTEQEDRPLTPLSVPEKLSNRDSRGNRSTSEVDHGAEWRPRRHGGSPADLQLCLDTETDPSESRKKPASVRLKPVEQLSPALNPSDCETKFERKKAQPSHLSKTNAQYHKLFKEVSKDELLKQSYTCALQKDILYQGKMFVSDNWVCFHSKVFGRDTKISIPALSVTFIKKTKTALLVPNALVIETTSDQHVFVSFLSRNTTFKLLKSICGHLEVDKTGSSPVISSCENSFSVKCPSSLPLHFSADFSALDGVVQQRRQEMMESSSSGSQTPDYDKITDFSGLPDKLLSAVKSREVSVHADIHLQSPSQKHGAALKNGSTKLKDKSSQPMSLHAILLIYLFLVTVLVLSSCYMAFKIVALEHRLNSLVSVRQHIRNDNAVSHRPQEESNSEIYGELSSNLFKLEKIQRSLRKLLEET; this is encoded by the exons ATGGTACTGATGACCGAGCAGGAGGACAGACCTCTGACCCCGTTATCCGTACCGGAGAAACTTTCCAACAGGGACTCCCGAGGGAATCGGTCGAC GTCTGAAGTGGATCATGGGGCTGAGTGGAGACCGAGGAGGCACGGAGGGTCACCTGCAGACCTCCAGCTGTGTctggacacagagacagacccCTCGGAGAGCAGGAAGAAACCAGCCAGTGTGAG ATTGAAACCTGTGGAGCAGCTTTCACCTGCGCTGAATCCAAGTGACTGTGAAACAAAATTTGAAAGGAAGAAAGCCCAGCCCAGCCAT TTATCAAAAACAAATGCCCAGTATCATAAGTTATTCAAGGAGGTCAGCAAAGATGAGCTCCTCAAGCAAA GCTACACTTGTGCCCTGCAGAAAGACATTTTATATCAGGGCAAGATGTTCGTCTCTGATAACTGGGTCTGTTTCCACTCCAAAGTCTTTGGCAGAGATACCAAG ATTTCAATCCCAGCGCTGTCTGTGACGTTcatcaaaaaaactaaaactgcgCTATTAGTGCCAAACGCCCTCGTGATCGAAACAACAAGTGATCAG catgtgtttgtgtccttCCTCTCTCGAAACACCACCTTTAAACTTCTGAAGTCCATCTGCGGTCATTTGGAG GTGGATAAGACTGGGAGCAGCCCCGTTATTTCCTCCTGTGAAAACAGCTTCAGTGTGAAATGCCCATCGTCGCTCCCCCTG CACTTTTCTGCGGACTTCTCCGCCCTCGACGGGGTTGTGCAACAAAGACGTCAGGAGATGAtggagagcagcagctccgGCTCTCAAACTCCAGATTACGACAAAATAACTG ACTTCAGCGGCCTCCCGGACAAACTTCTAAGTGCAGTGAAGAGCAGAGAGGTTTCAGTCCATGCAGACATTCACCTCCAGAGTCCAAGCCAAAAACACGGAGCTGCCCTGAAGAACG GGTCTACAAAGCTCAAAGACAAATCCTCACAGCCCATGTCGCTACACGCCATCCTCCTCATCTATTTGTTTCT AGTCACTGTTCTCGTCTTGTCCTCCTGTTACATGGCTTTCAAGATCGTGGCTCTTGAGCATCGTTTGAACTCGTTGGTGTCCGTGAGACAACACATTCGCAATGA CAACGCAGTGAGCCACAGGCCCCAGGAAGAATCAAACTCTGAGATTTATGGAGAACTGTCTTCCAATTTGTTCAAGCTAGAAAAG ATTCAAAGAAGCCTTCGGAAGCTACTTGAAGAGACTTAA
- the LOC116062912 gene encoding TNF receptor-associated factor 2-like — MATQEPSPPSSMESNKPGFPKKILGNKLEDKHLCNCCHNILRRPFQAQCGHRFCSYCFNRTVSNGPQKCSACIKEEIFEDPTSILKQGCAFPDNAVRREVENLSAICINENCTWKGSIKEYELNHEGKCEFMIIPCPSCKERIRFNEQERHNERECPERTLNCKYCKEPFHFKNIKAHDEICPKYPMICEGCAKKKIPREKYVDHIKFCSKFRTPCRFHVVGCDMSVEKEKIHDHERAYAYEHLNLLLHYIMGMKVSMEGLQPQGLEIAGHKLVELQQSLRELEARVSQLSTTSSGPPVQGAAASSSSSSGPPGPPASAPLPPPPTLAPTLSVSTSFTPLPSSVGAALELQLHSEKTKVVELGRRCTELEVKSGTFENVVCVLNREVERFATTMEASNRQHKLDQDKIEALSNKVRQLERTVGLKDLTVAEMEGRLREMSATTFDGVFVWRISDFAKKRQDAIAGRAPAMFSPAFYTSKYGYKMCLRIYLNGDGTGRGSHLSLFFVVMRGLSDALLKWPFNQKVTLMLLDQSNREHIIDAFRPDVTSSSFQRPVSEMNIASGCPLFCPLSKLDAKNSYIRDDTIFIKAIVDLTGL, encoded by the exons ATGGCCACACAGGAGCCGTCCCCTCCCTCGTCCATGGAGAGCAATAAACCCGGCTTCCCCAAGAAGATCCTGGGCAACAAGCTGGAGGACAAGCACCTGTGCAACTGCTGCCACAACATACTCAGACGACCGTTTCAAGCCCAGTGTGGACATCGCTTCTGTTCCTACTGCTTCAACAGGACCGTGAG taatGGACCCCAGAAATGCAGCGCCTGCATTAAAGAGGAGATCTTTGAGGATCCTACGTCGATTTTGAAACAAGGATGT gctTTTCCTGACAATGCAGTTCGAAGGGAAGTTGAAAACCTTTCAGCTATTTGTATCAATGAAAATTGCACGTGGAAAGGCAGTATTAAAGAGTATGAG ctaaaCCACGAAGGGAAGTGTGAGTTCATGATCATCCCCTGCCCCTCCTGTAAAGAACGAATCCGCTTCAATGAACAGGAGCGCCATAATGAGCGAGAGTGCCCGGAGAGAACACTCAACTGCAAGTACTGCAAGGAGCCATTTCACTTCAAAAACATCAAG gcACATGATGAGATCTGTCCCAAGTACCCAATGATCTGTGAAGGCTGTGCCAAGAAGAAAATACCCAGAGAAAAG tatgtGGACCACATTAAGTTCTGCAGCAAATTCAGAACTCCTTGTCGATTTCATGTCGTGGGATGTGATATGTCT GTGGAAAAGGAAAAGATTCATGACCATGAGCGTGCCTATGCCTACGAGCACCTCAATCTGTTGCTGCACTACATTATGGGCATGAAAGTGAGCATGGAGGGCCTGCAGCCCCAGGGACTGGAAATAGCTGGACACAAACTGGTGGAACTCCAACAGTCTCTCAGGGAGCTCGAGGCCAGAGTCTCCCAGCTCAGCACCACCTCCTCTGGGCCTCCCGTGCAGGGAGCCGCCGCCTCCTCATCCTCCAGCTCCGGTCCCCCTGGTCCCCCGGCTTCAGCTCCTCTCCCTCCACCACCCACTCTGGCTCccactctgtctgtgtctacCTCCTTCACGCCTCTGCCCAGCTCGGTGGGTGCGGCGCTAGAGCTCCAGCTCCACAGCGAGAAGACCAAGGTGGTGGAGCTGGGTCGCAGGTGTACGGAGCTCGAAGTTAAATCCGGCACGTTTGAAAATGTGGTGTGTGTCCTGAACAGAGAGGTGGAGAGGTTTGCCACCACCATGGAGGCCAGCAATCGTCAGCACAAGCTGGACCAGGACAAGATCGAGGCTCTGAGTAACAAG GTGCGACAGCTGGAGAGGACAGTGGGGCTGAAGGACCTAACAGTCGCTGAGATGGAGGGCCGGCTGAGGGAAATGTCTGCCACAACCTTTGATGGCGTCTTTGTCTGGAGGATCTCCGATTTCGCCAAAAAGAGACAGGATGCCATCGCAGGTCGAGCCCCTgccatgttttcaccag CCTTCTATACCAGTAAGTACGGCTATAAGATGTGTCTGCGGATCTATCTGAATGGAGATGGGACAGGGCGTGGCAGCCACTTGTCCTTGTTCTTTGTGGTGATGAGGGGACTGAGTGACGCTCTGCTCAAATGGCCTTTCAACCAGAAG GTGACTCTGATGCTGCTGGACCAGAGCAACAGGGAGCACATCATCGACGCTTTTCGACCTGATGTCACTTCCTCTTCCTTCCAGCGACCGGTGAGCGAGATGAACATCGCCAGCGGCTGTCCGCTCTTCTGCCCGCTCTCCAAGCTCGATGCCAAGAACTCGTACATCCGCGACGACACAATCTTCATCAAGGCGATCGTGGACCTCACCGGCCTCTAG